In one Pseudomonas sp. R84 genomic region, the following are encoded:
- a CDS encoding RHS repeat-associated core domain-containing protein, whose product MASALSMNRSTHFRTPTVQAKDPRLVAVRHIAYLRATWDGEVEPLITRHRHNPAGHLVEQCDPRLFDITSCPNLSRIYNFAGEALKIDSVDAGWRLTLPGLAGEPLQRWDERGSHWRTRFDEQLHIVAVEENAEADVDVFTYADASADAGHNQRGQLLEQQDRSGSLRADSFALTGQPRQETRTFHDDAAFTRHQVFSPLGALLEQTDAGGHRQQSRYGLAGQLKHTQLLINGKTDWQPVILDAQYNAAEQITEQLAGNKVLSQWSYDPADGRLHTQSSRKSGGDVLQDFEYFYDRVGNITRIEDHVFQPRYFANQFIDGHRDFIYDSLSRVTSATGYDDAPPSDIPGLPQPGDPNNRLNYTRTYKYDRGGNLIELRHVRAGNNCTRQMRIDPNSNRGVRWKPGDAEPVFDDLFDRHGNQQAVQPGQPITWNARNEVQKVTLIARANERSDAEHYDYSQGTRVLKHYETFTASTEHFQQVRYLPGLEIRTRDNGEELHVINIGNAHCLHWVAKKPEGIDNDQLRYSLEDHLGSCVMELDQQAQVISQEGYYPFGETAWMACRNEVEVSYRFIRYSGKEMDISGLYYYGARYYAPWLQRWISADPAGDVDGLNLYGFVGNNPVLHVDQTGTSKVVFDLIKQAVGIFNSAKTATEQLHNLTTEFDGLVPEGANIEELRERMTFGEFIKSRHGIKSVFYGAGKGMVIGGFIGTAVPGIGNVIGSVAGTIAGAIVFPVLRYHFFKKGLKLAETLHTQELKDGLNTLGQTVSNLAEGAEDFIKGGKALIDSIKNFADTLEAYPDRIQTTFYSQFDSLSPELQRRVLKLMREGMDPFESITEVRKVAEDTGGNPVASAGSPVVLVLDSEGTFVPPGATGATSARRSSSYRRSRSESFTQAKNETYA is encoded by the coding sequence ATGGCGAGCGCCCTCTCCATGAATAGATCAACGCATTTCCGTACACCTACCGTGCAGGCCAAGGATCCTCGGTTAGTCGCGGTCAGACATATCGCATATCTACGTGCAACGTGGGATGGAGAAGTTGAGCCACTAATCACCCGCCACCGCCACAACCCTGCCGGACACTTGGTAGAACAATGCGATCCACGGCTGTTCGATATTACGTCCTGCCCCAATCTGAGCAGGATCTACAACTTCGCCGGCGAGGCACTGAAAATCGACAGCGTCGACGCTGGCTGGCGCCTCACTCTGCCAGGCCTGGCCGGTGAACCTTTACAGCGCTGGGATGAACGTGGCAGCCATTGGCGTACGCGCTTCGATGAGCAATTGCACATCGTGGCCGTCGAGGAAAACGCCGAGGCCGATGTCGATGTGTTCACCTACGCCGATGCCTCGGCCGATGCCGGGCACAACCAGCGCGGCCAGTTGCTGGAACAGCAGGACCGCTCGGGTTCGCTGCGCGCCGACAGCTTCGCCCTCACCGGCCAGCCGCGGCAAGAGACGCGCACCTTCCACGATGACGCAGCGTTCACCCGTCATCAGGTTTTCAGCCCATTGGGCGCGCTGCTGGAGCAGACCGATGCCGGCGGCCATCGGCAACAGTCGCGCTATGGTCTCGCCGGGCAACTCAAACACACGCAGTTGCTGATCAACGGCAAGACCGATTGGCAACCGGTGATACTGGACGCGCAGTACAACGCGGCCGAGCAGATCACCGAGCAACTGGCCGGCAACAAGGTCCTCAGCCAATGGAGCTATGACCCGGCGGACGGTCGCCTGCACACCCAGTCCAGCCGCAAGAGCGGCGGCGATGTACTGCAAGACTTCGAATACTTTTACGACCGCGTCGGCAATATCACCCGCATCGAAGACCACGTCTTCCAGCCACGATATTTCGCCAACCAGTTCATCGACGGCCATCGCGATTTCATTTACGACTCGCTTTCCCGCGTGACCAGTGCCACGGGTTACGACGACGCCCCGCCCTCCGACATACCCGGCCTGCCGCAACCGGGCGACCCGAACAATCGCCTCAACTACACCCGGACGTATAAGTACGACCGTGGTGGCAACCTGATCGAACTTCGCCACGTGCGCGCTGGCAACAATTGCACTCGGCAGATGCGCATCGACCCGAACAGCAATCGCGGAGTGCGCTGGAAACCGGGTGATGCAGAACCGGTGTTCGATGACCTGTTTGATCGACACGGCAATCAGCAAGCGGTGCAACCGGGACAACCGATCACCTGGAACGCCCGCAACGAAGTGCAAAAAGTGACCCTGATAGCGCGCGCAAACGAGCGCAGTGATGCCGAGCACTACGACTACAGTCAAGGCACGCGTGTCCTCAAACACTACGAAACCTTCACCGCCAGCACCGAACATTTCCAGCAGGTGCGCTACCTGCCAGGTCTGGAAATCCGTACGCGGGATAACGGCGAAGAACTGCACGTTATCAATATCGGCAACGCGCACTGCCTGCATTGGGTGGCGAAAAAACCCGAAGGCATCGACAACGATCAACTGCGTTACAGCCTCGAAGACCACCTTGGTTCCTGTGTCATGGAACTCGATCAACAGGCACAAGTGATCAGCCAGGAAGGCTATTACCCCTTCGGCGAAACGGCGTGGATGGCTTGTCGCAACGAAGTAGAGGTGAGTTACAGATTCATCCGTTATTCGGGCAAGGAGATGGATATCAGTGGGCTGTATTACTACGGCGCCAGATATTACGCACCGTGGCTACAGCGCTGGATCAGTGCGGATCCGGCGGGAGATGTGGACGGGTTGAATCTCTATGGTTTTGTCGGCAACAACCCAGTGCTCCATGTCGACCAGACGGGGACTTCAAAAGTTGTTTTCGACTTGATCAAACAAGCCGTCGGTATATTCAATAGCGCAAAAACAGCGACAGAACAGTTGCACAATTTAACCACCGAATTCGATGGTTTGGTCCCGGAGGGCGCGAACATCGAAGAACTTCGCGAACGTATGACGTTTGGCGAATTCATCAAATCCAGGCACGGCATCAAATCAGTCTTTTATGGCGCCGGGAAAGGTATGGTCATTGGCGGCTTTATTGGCACCGCAGTACCGGGCATTGGCAACGTCATAGGTTCAGTCGCAGGAACGATTGCGGGTGCAATCGTTTTCCCGGTACTTCGCTACCACTTTTTCAAGAAGGGTTTGAAGCTGGCGGAGACGCTGCACACGCAGGAACTCAAAGATGGCTTGAATACACTAGGCCAGACGGTTTCAAACCTGGCGGAAGGCGCAGAGGATTTTATCAAAGGTGGCAAAGCCCTGATCGACAGCATCAAAAACTTCGCCGACACCCTCGAAGCCTATCCGGACCGTATTCAGACAACATTCTATAGTCAGTTTGATTCACTCTCCCCCGAGCTACAACGCCGTGTATTGAAACTGATGAGAGAAGGGATGGATCCGTTTGAGTCAATCACTGAGGTAAGGAAAGTAGCGGAAGATACGGGGGGCAATCCGGTCGCCAGCGCGGGATCCCCAGTGGTGCTTGTTCTCGATTCGGAGGGTACCTTCGTGCCTCCTGGTGCCACAGGAGCGACAAGTGCGCGCAGATCCAGCTCATATCGGCGCAGCAGGAGCGAGTCGTTTACACAAGCCAAAAATGAGACGTACGCGTAA
- a CDS encoding ATP-binding protein — MLPTSRTLRLSLYTLLIIAGAALAATLAIRHAERQALEEDAARANQQLALYANSLHTLIDRYRALPAVLALDPQLRSALAGPVDADEQAALNLKLEKINGAAQSSTLELLDHTGLAVAASNWRLPSSYVGHNYGFRPYFSQTRTQGTGRFYAVGVTSGIPGYFLSSAVLGDNDEFLGAMVVKLEFPELEREWSQGNDTLLVSDARGIIFIANQPGWRYRALRPLSARDMDEIKATRQYDKQSLQPLTHLSLRRFDDNSDLRRVEGPEGTADYLWESLPLSAEGWTLHLLRHPQVAFEDLRNAGLAAAGVWLALVFLLLFLNQRWRLSKIRQRNREELEQLVEERTRDLRTAQDGLVQSAKLAALGQMSAALAHEINQPLTAQRMQLATLRLLLDHGRVDDAYKALKPVDEMLTRMAALTGHLKTFARKSPSGLRERLDLATVVDQSLQLLDARLRDEQVSLVLHLTRPAWVRGDAIRLEQVLINLLRNALDAMQGKPCKRLQIRLEADEQLWRLSVSDNGGGIAEDHLGQVFDPFFTTKPVGDGLGLGLAVSFAIVHESGGRLSAENGDSGAVFSLTLPIDLEAHI; from the coding sequence ATGCTGCCGACTTCCCGTACCCTGCGTCTGTCGTTGTATACCCTGCTGATCATCGCCGGCGCGGCGCTTGCCGCCACGCTTGCTATCCGCCACGCCGAACGTCAGGCGCTGGAAGAAGACGCCGCACGCGCCAACCAGCAACTGGCGTTGTACGCCAACTCCCTGCACACCCTGATCGACCGCTACCGCGCCCTGCCCGCCGTACTGGCGCTGGACCCGCAATTGCGTTCGGCGCTGGCTGGGCCGGTCGATGCCGACGAACAGGCGGCGCTGAATCTCAAGCTGGAAAAGATCAACGGCGCGGCGCAATCCTCGACTCTTGAACTGCTCGATCACACCGGTCTGGCCGTGGCGGCGAGCAACTGGCGCTTGCCGAGCAGTTACGTCGGCCACAATTACGGTTTCCGCCCCTACTTCAGTCAGACCCGCACCCAAGGCACCGGGCGTTTTTATGCGGTGGGCGTGACCAGCGGGATTCCCGGCTACTTCCTCTCCAGCGCGGTACTTGGCGATAACGACGAGTTCCTCGGCGCGATGGTGGTCAAGCTGGAATTCCCCGAGCTGGAACGCGAGTGGAGTCAGGGCAATGACACGCTGCTGGTCAGCGATGCGCGCGGGATCATCTTCATCGCCAATCAGCCCGGCTGGCGTTATCGCGCGTTACGGCCGTTGAGCGCCCGCGACATGGATGAGATCAAAGCCACCCGGCAGTACGACAAGCAATCGCTGCAGCCCTTGACTCATTTATCGCTGCGTCGCTTCGATGACAACAGTGATCTGCGCCGTGTCGAAGGCCCCGAGGGCACAGCGGATTATCTATGGGAATCACTGCCCCTGAGCGCCGAAGGCTGGACCCTGCATCTGCTGCGTCATCCGCAAGTAGCGTTCGAAGATCTGCGCAACGCCGGACTGGCCGCCGCCGGGGTGTGGCTGGCGCTGGTGTTTCTGTTGCTGTTTCTCAACCAGCGCTGGCGCCTGTCGAAGATTCGCCAGCGTAACCGCGAAGAGCTTGAACAATTGGTGGAAGAACGCACCCGCGACTTGCGTACCGCGCAGGACGGTCTGGTGCAATCGGCCAAACTCGCCGCGCTCGGCCAAATGTCCGCCGCGCTGGCCCATGAAATCAATCAGCCGCTGACCGCTCAGCGCATGCAACTGGCGACCTTGCGCCTGCTGCTCGACCATGGCCGGGTCGACGATGCCTATAAGGCGCTGAAACCGGTGGACGAGATGCTCACGCGCATGGCCGCCCTCACCGGCCACCTGAAAACCTTCGCACGCAAAAGTCCCAGCGGCTTGCGCGAACGGCTGGATCTGGCGACGGTGGTCGATCAATCATTGCAGTTGCTCGATGCGCGGCTGCGCGACGAACAGGTCAGTCTGGTGTTGCACCTGACGCGTCCGGCGTGGGTGCGCGGTGATGCGATTCGTCTCGAACAGGTGCTGATCAACCTGCTGCGCAACGCCCTCGATGCGATGCAGGGCAAACCCTGCAAGCGTCTGCAGATCCGTCTGGAAGCCGATGAACAACTGTGGCGCCTGAGCGTCAGCGACAATGGCGGTGGCATTGCCGAAGACCATTTGGGCCAGGTCTTCGATCCGTTCTTCACCACCAAACCGGTGGGTGACGGCCTGGGCCTCGGTTTGGCGGTATCCTTCGCCATCGTGCATGAATCCGGCGGTCGTCTGAGCGCCGAGAATGGCGACAGTGGCGCGGTGTTCAGCCTGACTTTGCCGATCGATCTGGAGGCGCATATCTGA